A window from Macaca fascicularis isolate 582-1 chromosome 20, T2T-MFA8v1.1 encodes these proteins:
- the IRX6 gene encoding iroquois-class homeodomain protein IRX-6 isoform X2, with amino-acid sequence MSFPHFGHPYSDASQFLVSASSSTTCCESTPRSVSDVASGSTPAPTLCCAPYDSRLLGSARPELGTTLGIYGAPYTAAAAAQSYPGYLPYSPEPPALYGALNPQYEFKEAAGSFTPSLAQPGAYYPYERTLGQYQYERYGAVELSGAGRRKNATRETTSTLKAWLNEHRKNPYPTKGEKIMLAIITKMTLTQVSTWFANARRRLKKENKMTWAPKNKGGEERKAEGGEEDSLGCLNADTKEVTASQEARGLRLSDLEDLEEEEEEEEAEDKEVVATAADRLTEFRKGAQSLPGPCAAAREGRLERRECGLAAPRFCFSEPSGSEEADFLAAETGGPRLTMHYPCVEKPRIWSLAHTAAASAVEGAPPTRPRPRSPECHMIPGQPPASARRLSVPRDSACDESSCIAKAFGNPRFALQGLPLNCAPCPRRSEPVVQCQYPSGAEG; translated from the exons ATGTCCTTCCCGCACTTTGGACACCCGTACAGCGACGCTTCCCAG TTTCTGGTGTCGGCAAGTTCCAGCACCACATGCTGCGAATCTACCCCACGCTCAGTCTCAGATGTAGCATCAGGCTCCACCCCAGCGCCCACTCTTTGCTGTGCACCCTACGATAGTCGACTGCTGGGCAGTGCACGACCAGAGCTGGGCACCACCTTGGGCATCTATGGAGCCCCCTACACGGCCGCTGCAGCTGCCCAGAGCTACCCTGGCTACCTGCCCTATAGCCCGGAGCCCCCCGCACTGTATGGGGCACTG AATCCACAGTATGAATTTAAGGAGGCTGCAGGGAGTTTTACACCCAGCCTGGCACAACCAGGAGCCTATTATCCCTATGAGCGGACTCTGGGGCAGTACCAATATGAACG GTATGGCGCAGTGGAATTGAGTGGCGCTGGTCGCCGAAAGAATGCCACCCGGGAGACCACCAGCACACTCAAGGCCTGGCTTAATGAGCACCGCAAAAACCCCTACCCCACTAAGGGTGAGAAGATCATGCTGGCCATCATCACCAAGATGACCCTCACCCAGGTGTCCACCTGGTTTGCCAACGCACGCCGGCGCCtcaagaaagagaacaaaatgacGTGGGCACCCAAGAACaaaggtggggaggagaggaaggcagagggaggagaggaggactCGCTAGGCTGCCTAAACGCTGACACCAAAG AAGTTACTGCTAGCCAGGAGGCCCGGGGGCTCCGGCTGAGTGACCTAGAAGacctggaggaagaggaggaggaggaggaagctgaaGACAAGGAGGTAGTGGCCACAGCTGCAGACAGGCTGACAGAGTTCCGAAAGGGCGCGCAGTCGCTGCCTGGGCCCTGCGCTGCAGCTCGAGAGGGCCGATTGGAGCGCAGGGAGTGCGGCCTGGCCGCGCCCCGCTTCTGCTTCAGTGAGCCTTCCGGATCAGAAGAAGCTGACTTCCTCGCGGCGGAGACAGGCGGCCCTAGGTTGACCATGCACTACCCATGCGTGGAGAAACCGCGCATCTGGTCTCTGGCTCACACCGCGGCAGCCAGCGCTGTCGAAGGTGCACCCCCAACCCGGCCTAGGCCACGAAGTCCTGAGTGCCATATGATTCCCGGAcagcctcctgcctctgcccgGCGACTCTCAGTCCCCAGAGACTCCGCGTGCGACGAGTCTTCCTGCATAGCCAAAGCCTTTGGAAACCCCAGGTTTGCCCTGCAGGGACTACCACTGAACTGTGCGCCGTGCCCGCGGAGGAGCGAGCCTGTAGTGCAGTGCCAGTACCCGTCTGGAGCAGAAG GTTAG
- the IRX6 gene encoding iroquois-class homeodomain protein IRX-6 isoform X1: protein MSFPHFGHPYSDASQFLVSASSSTTCCESTPRSVSDVASGSTPAPTLCCAPYDSRLLGSARPELGTTLGIYGAPYTAAAAAQSYPGYLPYSPEPPALYGALNPQYEFKEAAGSFTPSLAQPGAYYPYERTLGQYQYERYGAVELSGAGRRKNATRETTSTLKAWLNEHRKNPYPTKGEKIMLAIITKMTLTQVSTWFANARRRLKKENKMTWAPKNKGGEERKAEGGEEDSLGCLNADTKEVTASQEARGLRLSDLEDLEEEEEEEEAEDKEVVATAADRLTEFRKGAQSLPGPCAAAREGRLERRECGLAAPRFCFSEPSGSEEADFLAAETGGPRLTMHYPCVEKPRIWSLAHTAAASAVEGAPPTRPRPRSPECHMIPGQPPASARRLSVPRDSACDESSCIAKAFGNPRFALQGLPLNCAPCPRRSEPVVQCQYPSGAEAG from the exons ATGTCCTTCCCGCACTTTGGACACCCGTACAGCGACGCTTCCCAG TTTCTGGTGTCGGCAAGTTCCAGCACCACATGCTGCGAATCTACCCCACGCTCAGTCTCAGATGTAGCATCAGGCTCCACCCCAGCGCCCACTCTTTGCTGTGCACCCTACGATAGTCGACTGCTGGGCAGTGCACGACCAGAGCTGGGCACCACCTTGGGCATCTATGGAGCCCCCTACACGGCCGCTGCAGCTGCCCAGAGCTACCCTGGCTACCTGCCCTATAGCCCGGAGCCCCCCGCACTGTATGGGGCACTG AATCCACAGTATGAATTTAAGGAGGCTGCAGGGAGTTTTACACCCAGCCTGGCACAACCAGGAGCCTATTATCCCTATGAGCGGACTCTGGGGCAGTACCAATATGAACG GTATGGCGCAGTGGAATTGAGTGGCGCTGGTCGCCGAAAGAATGCCACCCGGGAGACCACCAGCACACTCAAGGCCTGGCTTAATGAGCACCGCAAAAACCCCTACCCCACTAAGGGTGAGAAGATCATGCTGGCCATCATCACCAAGATGACCCTCACCCAGGTGTCCACCTGGTTTGCCAACGCACGCCGGCGCCtcaagaaagagaacaaaatgacGTGGGCACCCAAGAACaaaggtggggaggagaggaaggcagagggaggagaggaggactCGCTAGGCTGCCTAAACGCTGACACCAAAG AAGTTACTGCTAGCCAGGAGGCCCGGGGGCTCCGGCTGAGTGACCTAGAAGacctggaggaagaggaggaggaggaggaagctgaaGACAAGGAGGTAGTGGCCACAGCTGCAGACAGGCTGACAGAGTTCCGAAAGGGCGCGCAGTCGCTGCCTGGGCCCTGCGCTGCAGCTCGAGAGGGCCGATTGGAGCGCAGGGAGTGCGGCCTGGCCGCGCCCCGCTTCTGCTTCAGTGAGCCTTCCGGATCAGAAGAAGCTGACTTCCTCGCGGCGGAGACAGGCGGCCCTAGGTTGACCATGCACTACCCATGCGTGGAGAAACCGCGCATCTGGTCTCTGGCTCACACCGCGGCAGCCAGCGCTGTCGAAGGTGCACCCCCAACCCGGCCTAGGCCACGAAGTCCTGAGTGCCATATGATTCCCGGAcagcctcctgcctctgcccgGCGACTCTCAGTCCCCAGAGACTCCGCGTGCGACGAGTCTTCCTGCATAGCCAAAGCCTTTGGAAACCCCAGGTTTGCCCTGCAGGGACTACCACTGAACTGTGCGCCGTGCCCGCGGAGGAGCGAGCCTGTAGTGCAGTGCCAGTACCCGTCTGGAGCAGAAG CAGGTTAG